One region of Astyanax mexicanus isolate ESR-SI-001 chromosome 15, AstMex3_surface, whole genome shotgun sequence genomic DNA includes:
- the LOC103042955 gene encoding melanocortin receptor 4-like, with the protein MNTTLHYGLIQVYNARNRSVASMPVHRDAQGAKDSSSSSSHGCYKQLLISTEVFLTLGIVSLLENILVIAAIAKNKNLHSPMYFFICSLAVADMLVSVSNASETIVIALISGGNVSISAGVIRNMDNIFDSMICSSLLASICSLLAIAVDRYITIFYALRYHHIVTVRRTLAVISCIWACCTVSGVLFIVYSESTTVLVCLISMFFTMLALMASLYVHMFLLARLHIKRIAALPGHAPIRQRANMKGAVTLTILLGVFVVCWAPFFLHLILMITCPRNPYCACFMSHFNMYLILIMCNSVIDPLIYAFRSHEMRKTFKEIFCCWYSLPNVCVSEPTESC; encoded by the coding sequence ATGAATACCACCCTGCACTATGGACTTATCCAGGTCTACAACGCTAGGAACCGCAGCGTTGCTAGCATGCCCGTCCACAGAGACGCTCAAGGTGCTAAAGACTCGTCATCTTCATCCTCGCACGGATGCTACAAACAGCTGCTAATCTCAACAGAAGTGTTCCTCACTCTGGGCATTGTCAGCCTGCTGGAGAACATCCTGGTGATAGCGGCTATCGCCAAGAACAAGAACCTGCACTCGCCCATGTACTTCTTCATCTGCAGCTTGGCTGTGGCGGACATGTTGGTTAGCGTCTCCAACGCTTCGGAGACCATCGTGATCGCCCTGATCAGCGGCGGGAACGTCTCGATCTCAGCTGGAGTGATTCGCAACATGGACAACATCTTCGACTCCATGATCTGCAGTTCGTTATTAGCGTCTATCTGCAGCTTGCTAGCTATCGCCGTCGATCGCTACATTACCATCTTCTATGCGCTACGCTACCATCACATCGTGACGGTCCGTCGCACGCTAGCCGTCATCAGCTGCATCTGGGCATGTTGCACAGTCTCAGGCGTCCTTTTCATCGTTTACTCGGAGAGCACGACTGTGCTGGTGTGCCTTATCAGCATGTTCTTCACCATGCTAGCCCTCATGGCCTCGCTCTACGTCCACATGTTCCTGCTGGCGCGGCTCCATATCAAGCGCATCGCGGCTCTGCCGGGCCACGCCCCCATTCGCCAGAGGGCCAACATGAAGGGGGCCGTGACCCTAACGATCCTGCTGGGTGTTTTTGTGGTCTGCTGGGCGCCGTTCTTCTTGCACCTCATCCTTATGATCACCTGCCCCAGGAATCCCTACTGTGCTTGCTTCATGTCCCATTTTAACATGTACCTCATCCTTATCATGTGCAACTCTGTCATCGATCCGCTCATCTACGCCTTCAGAAGCCACGAGATGCGGAAAACCTTCAAGGAGATCTTCTGCTGCTGGTACAGCCTGCCCAACGTCTGCGTATCTGAGCCCACTGAATCATGCTAA